The following proteins are co-located in the Camelina sativa cultivar DH55 chromosome 12, Cs, whole genome shotgun sequence genome:
- the LOC109128076 gene encoding uncharacterized protein LOC109128076 → MISVVIMAELLVEYTTALAKLTAGVLPRRQGDDRDVVRIGRFSLHCPPRSSPIPDYSSHLVDF, encoded by the coding sequence ATGATTTCTGTTGTAATCATGGCTGAGTTACTGGTGGAGTACACGACGGCTCTAGCTAAACTCACCGCCGGGGTTCTTCCTAGACGgcaaggtgatgatagagacGTCGTACGGATTGGTCGTTTCTCTCTTCATTGTCCTCCTAGATCCTCACCTATTCCAGATTACTCTTCTCATCTTGTTGATTTCTGA
- the LOC109128061 gene encoding uncharacterized protein LOC109128061, with protein sequence MISVVILAELLVEYTAALAKLTAGILPPRRQGESAVVRIGGFSLPCPSPSSVRANRSSPIPDLSSHLVDF encoded by the coding sequence ATGATCTCTGTAGTAATCCTCGCCGAACTGTTGGTAGAGTACACAGCTGCTCTCGCGAAACTCACCGCCGGGATCCTTCCACCGAGACGACAAGGCGAAAGCGCCGTCGTTCGGATTGGTGGTTTCTCTCTTCCTTGTCCTTCTCCGTCTAGTGTTAGAGCCAATAGATCCTCTCCGATCCCGGATTTGTCTTCACATCTCGTTGATTTCTGA
- the LOC109128081 gene encoding uncharacterized protein LOC109128081: MISVVIIAELLVEYTTALAKLTAGILPRDVNVVRIGGFSLYCPPRSSPVPDFSSHLVISDQLSTIVDLFWSFFFFNYFFDRF, from the coding sequence ATGATTTCTGTTGTAATCATCGCTGAGCTACTAGTGGAGTACACGACGGCTCTTGCTAAACTCACCGCCGGGATTCTTCCGAGAGATGTAAATGTCGTTAGGATTGGTGGTTTCTCTTTGTATTGTCCTCCTAGATCGTCACCGGTTCCGGATTTCTCTTCTCATCTCGTCATTTCTGATCAGTTATCGACCATCGTCGatttattttggtcttttttttttttcaactatttttttgatcgattttag
- the LOC104730603 gene encoding uncharacterized protein LOC104730603, which yields MVTKRKDVVEIITPDPWVTRKKTKRKRTKSKEKEEEEDAGTPLRGIFCLKTRQDTKIFDEKEDCFILDFDPNDSFDAKTQSETPESDEDVAIVHEKGQVACRDYPHPRHLCLKFPFESSQHKSHCNQCYCYVCDLAAPCAHWTSRASPHCEALENSRWKPLRELHRNHRITTKK from the exons atggtgaCTAAGCGAAAAGATGTTGTGGAGATTATCACACCAGATCCGTGGGTGAcgaggaagaaaacaaagagaaagagaacaaagagtaaggagaaagaagaagaagaagacgcggGGACACCTCTTAGAGGTATCTTTTGTCTTAAAACGAGACAGGATACGAAGATCTTCGATGAGAAAGAGGATTGCTTCATCCTCGATTTCGATCCCAATGATTCATTCGATGCAAAAACTCAATCCGAAACCCCTGAATCTGACGAAGATGTAGCAATCGTCCATGAGAAAGGCCAG gtgGCTTGTAGGGATTACCCACATCCAAGGCATCTCTGTTTGAAATTCCCTTTTGAATCAAGTCAACACAAATCACATTGTAATCAG TGCTATTGCTATGTCTGTGATTTGGCTGCGCCTTGTGCACATTGGACATCTAGAGCTTCACCGCATTGTGAGGCATTAGAGAACAGTAGATGGAAGCCTTTGCGAGAGTTGCACCGGAACCATCGTATCACCACCAAGAAGTAG